The following are from one region of the Marinilabiliales bacterium genome:
- a CDS encoding DUF4956 domain-containing protein — translation MGNDFQNIFMFNITAADVIGNVFVAMICGIIIALLYKYTYKGLNYSAAFTISLIMLTMITAIVIMVIGNNLARAFGMVGAMSIIRFRTAVKDAADIMFIFFALSIGLAAGVKLYSVAVLGTFFVGTVYLVITKFSFALPQNREFLLQISARSDQLPDNPFMNILKIYCRRHKLVNVKTMGQEPYELMEFSYYIKMKDEQKGNNLVAAIKELSGIEQVNLFFDEDEL, via the coding sequence ATGGGCAACGATTTTCAGAATATCTTCATGTTCAACATCACGGCGGCTGATGTTATTGGCAACGTATTTGTCGCCATGATATGCGGTATCATTATAGCACTGCTTTACAAGTACACCTACAAGGGCCTCAACTACTCCGCCGCATTCACCATTTCGCTCATAATGCTTACCATGATAACCGCCATAGTGATCATGGTTATCGGTAACAACCTCGCCCGTGCATTCGGCATGGTGGGGGCCATGTCGATCATCCGGTTCCGTACCGCCGTCAAGGATGCGGCCGATATTATGTTCATCTTCTTCGCACTGTCGATCGGACTGGCAGCCGGGGTAAAGCTTTACTCGGTGGCCGTGCTTGGCACCTTTTTCGTTGGCACGGTGTACCTGGTAATCACAAAATTCAGTTTTGCGCTTCCGCAGAACAGGGAGTTCCTGTTGCAGATCAGCGCACGGAGCGACCAGCTTCCCGACAATCCCTTTATGAACATCCTCAAAATCTACTGCCGCAGGCATAAACTGGTCAATGTCAAGACCATGGGACAGGAACCTTATGAGCTGATGGAGTTCTCCTACTACATCAAGATGAAGGACGAGCAGAAGGGCAACAACCTGGTTGCCGCTATCAAAGAACTTTCCGGTATCGAACAGGTAAACCTCTTCTTTGACGAGGACGAACTGTAA
- a CDS encoding polyphosphate polymerase domain-containing protein produces MLRIERKYLVPNYKIDALRKRFSSFVVPDMYTHVNDQGIREYTVRSIYFDSSNFSCYAEKREGVMLRRKFRIRGYDRPVDNSYVVFEIKRKIEARQKKYRSKVLFKDVEDLLRSGDHNRYVMPNGLNSHDPDNAAKFLYHINKKQFVPTCLVVYEREAYFGKLDSGVRITFDKNIRSRLYPPVKSLYDEKELKLLFKNHFILEIKYFRHEMPVWARSVVQEFRLRNDALSKYTIGVDANREKVLVTY; encoded by the coding sequence ATTGAACGAAAATATCTGGTACCGAACTACAAGATAGATGCACTGAGAAAACGCTTCTCATCTTTCGTGGTACCCGACATGTACACCCATGTGAATGACCAGGGTATTCGCGAATATACGGTAAGAAGCATCTACTTCGACAGCAGCAACTTTTCGTGTTATGCCGAGAAGCGTGAAGGTGTCATGCTGCGCCGCAAGTTCAGGATCAGGGGCTATGACAGGCCTGTTGACAACAGCTATGTGGTTTTCGAGATTAAGAGAAAAATAGAGGCGCGCCAGAAGAAGTACAGGTCGAAGGTGCTGTTCAAAGATGTTGAAGATCTGCTGAGGAGCGGCGACCATAACAGGTATGTCATGCCGAACGGACTTAACAGTCATGACCCCGACAATGCCGCGAAGTTCCTCTACCATATAAACAAAAAGCAGTTTGTCCCGACCTGCCTTGTTGTTTATGAAAGGGAGGCATATTTCGGCAAGCTTGATTCCGGTGTGCGGATAACATTTGACAAGAATATCAGGAGCCGGCTCTATCCTCCCGTAAAATCACTTTACGATGAGAAAGAGCTGAAACTGCTGTTCAAAAACCATTTCATTCTTGAGATCAAGTACTTCCGTCATGAAATGCCCGTATGGGCAAGGTCGGTGGTGCAGGAGTTCAGGCTGAGAAATGATGCATTGTCAAAGTACACCATCGGTGTTGACGCGAACCGTGAAAAGGTGCTTGTAACATATTAA